The genomic region TCTTTGACGTTCGTATTTTGGATCAGCTTCGGGATTAGAGCTAATAAGCAATTGAGTATAAGGATGTTGCGGTTGAAAATAGACTGTATCGGCTGGGCCTAGCTCAACAATACGGCCTAAGTACATAACTGCGATTCGATCTGAAACATAGCGTACCATTGATAAGTCATGGGCAATAAATAATAAGGTAAGCCCTAATGTATGTTTGAGTTCAGCCAATAAATTTACCACTTGCGCTTGCACTGATACATCAAGGGCGGAGATAGGTTCGTCGCAAATAAGCAATTCAGGGGCAAGTGCTAAAGCACGAGCAATACCAAGACGCTGGCGTTGCCCACCAGAAAATTCATGTGAATAGCGCGACATATGATCAGCAGCGAGGCCAACGCGGTCAAGCCATTCGCCTACTTTTTGTACGACCTGCGAGCGTTGCCATAACTCATGTAGCAGTGGTCCTTCAGCAATGATTTCGCGTACGGTCATACGTGGATCTAAAGCTGAATAGGGGTCTTGAAAAATCATATTAATTTTACGTGCATAGCGGCGAAAATCACGAGTACGATAACTATTAGGTAGTTGTTCACCGCGATAATTAATATAACCAGCAGTTTTATTGTAGAGACCAACAATAACGCGGGCAAGGGTCGACTTACCACAACCTGATTCGCCAACTAAGCCAACTACTTCTTTTTCAGAAAGCGATAGAGTAATTCCATCCACTGCTTGCAGGGCACGACCATGTCCTAAATGAAAATGTTTTTTTACATCATTAAGTTCAAGTATCATGATACGCTAGCACCCTCGCTTATTAAGTTTTGGGTAAAGAGCGTCTGCGGTCTATTGGCTTTAGCTAAGCTATGATGCAACCAACAGCGGCTTTGATGCTTTGGCGTAACTAGCCATAACGGTGGTGGCTGGTTTACACAAAGCTGCATAACATGCGGACAGCGAGCTGCATAGGCACAACCACTTGGTGGGTTAAATAGATCAGGGGGCGAACCAGCAATTGGCGCGAGTTTATTTTTAACGCCTTCACTAGTGCGTGGACGCGCTGCACGCAAACCAATAGTATATGGGTGTGCCGGGCGATAAAAAATATCATCAACGCTAGCTTGCTCAACAATTTGACCACCATACATAACAGCCACTTGTTGTGCCATTTGCGCAACCACGCCAAGGTCGTGCGTAATAAGAATTATTGCCATGCCATTTTCACGCTGCAAGTCAGCGAGCAACTTTAAAATTTGTGCTTGTACAGTTACATCAAGAGCAGTAGTTGGCTCATCAGCAATCAATATTGCAGGCTTACATGCAATGGCCATCGCAATCATCACACGTTGGCGCATACCACCTGATAACTGAAAGGGATAAGCATCAATCCGGCTTTTGGCTTCAGGTATTTGCACTCGTTCAAGCAATTTTATCGCTTGTGCTTTTGCAATTGTTTTATCTAATCCCAAGTGAGTAATTAAGGTTTCACCAACTTGTTTACCGACGGTCATGGTAGGGTTAAGTGAAGTCATGGGGTCTTGAAAAATCATTCCGATTTCTTTACCCCGGATACGATTTAACTCGTTTTCATTGAGGCCAATTAATTCGCACTCATGTAATTTAACAGAGCCATTAGTGATGCGCCCCGGTGGTGTAGGTATTAATCCCATAATCGCTTGCACTGTAACTGATTTGCCACAACCACTCTCGCCAACTATTGCTAGGGTTTGCTGATGTTCAAGAAGTAAGTCTACACCGCGCACTGCATGGATATTGCCGCCATAAGTGGCAAATTCAACATGTAAATTATTTACACTAAGTATACTCATGGTGTTGACCTCAATTTGGGGTCAAGAGCATCACGTAAACCATCGCCTAGTAAATTAAAAGCAAGTACGGCTATGCTAATAAATAGTGCCGGGGTTAAAAATTCATGTGGGTAGGTAAGAAATGTTTGAATGCCATCATTGCACATACTTCCCCATGAAGCGGTTGGTGGTGCAACGCCCATGCCAATGAATGACAGAAAAGCTTCAGTAAAAATAGCACCTGGTATTGCAAAAGTTAGGCTGACTAAAATTACACCGAAAGTATTTGGCAGCAAATGACGAATCAATAGATAGAACGGTTTAGCGCCCATTATCCGTGCAGCTTGCACAAACTCAGCTTCGCGTAATTGCAAAATTTGTCCACGCGTTAGGCGAGCTGCCCCTGGCCAAGCTAAGGCTACCCAAGCAATGAGCATAGGAGTAATACCACTTTCACCAGCACCTTTGCCTAAAGCAACGCGAAATAGAATCATAAATAAAAGAAATGGCAAACCTAAAACAAAATCGCTAAACCGCATTAACCATTGATCGGTGGCGCCACCAAAAAAACCAGCGAGGCCGCCGATAATTATACCTATTAGAATGGAAATAAAAGGTGCAAATAGGCCGATAAATAAAGAGACGCGGGCGCCTGACATTAAACGAGCTAATAAATCACGACCTAAATAGTCGGTACCAAAGGGGCGCAGCGGGTAATCTATTTTATCGCCAGGTTGGGTGTTAGGCTGCAAAACCCGTGCTTCGTTAAGTGCTATGCCTGGTGTTAATGTTATCTCACGAGTAATGGCATGCGTTGAAGTGGCGCCGTTTTGCGCCAATACTGAATAATAAATTGTTTCAGGTTTGAGATTAAAAGTATCTTCAAAGCTGACTATATTACCGGAGGTAACTGTACCAACCGGTAATCCCCAAAAGCCACCGCGAGGTTTTTCTAAACTGCGATAAATTAGATAACCAGCCGCACCGTTAACTGGTGTCCAACGCATGCGTACTGATTGCACTGATGGTTTATCAAGCCATTCTAAATTAGTTGGAGCAGGTAAGATGGCGCCATCAGCTTGTGGGGCAGCTTCGATAGTCGGTATGACTTCGGCAACAAATGGTTTGAGTGGTGGCAAAACTATGGCTGAATGGGTAAGACTTGGCGACTCAGAAATTCGGCTCAAGATTTGTTCTGCCGGATCAACTCGCCAAACCAAAGGACCGATAAGTGTAAATAGTAAAAGCAAACAGATTATTATTAAAGAAATGAGTGCCTGCTTATTTGCTTTAAGCCGTATCCAAGCGTCTTGCCAGTATGAAAGCGATGGGCGTGCTATTTCTTGTTTAGGGCCGGTGTGGATTACTAACGTAAAGTCTTGCGGGTTTAAAATATTCTGGCTCATACTACTATCGAGTTTTTTAGCACCGGTTGGGTCAGTTATTATCATATGTTCCTCTTGGCTATAGTGATACGCGGATCGATAATGCCGTAAACTAAATCAACAAGTAGCACCATACCCACTAGAAAAGCACCGTAGAAAACGGTCAATCCCATAATCACGGTATAATCAAATTGTTGAAAAGCTTGTACAAAATAGCGACCTAAACCAGGTATAGCGAAGATACTTTCAACTACAAACCCACCTGTAGTTATACTGGCTATAGCTGGGCCTAAAATAGTTACAGTTGGTAAAATAGCATTACGAAGTTGATGAAATAAAAATATTCTTAAGGGGGATAAGCCTTTGGCTTTAGCGGTGCGAATATAATCTTGATGTACTACCTCTAACATCGACGAACGCATCAAACGGGTTTGCAGTGCCAACGAGCCAATACCTAATACTACAGCAGGTAGTAACATATGACTAAAAGTGCCCCAGCCGGCTACTGGTAAAACTGTCATACCGGCAGTGTGATTAAGCTTAACTACTAAATATTGGGCGATGGCGGCAAAGACAAAACTTGGTACTGAAATACCGAGAATTACAAAAAACATTGAAGCGCGGTCAGTTATTTTGCCGCGGCGAATAGCGGCAATAGCGCCGAATAAAACCCCACCTAAAGTAGCAAAAAAAAGTGACAATAAACCTAATACTGCTGATATCGGAAAGTGTGAGCGAATAATGTCATTTACCGAGCGATTTTTTTCAGAATAAGAGATACCGAAATCACCTTTGAGCATGTTACCTAAAAAAACGCCATATTGTGAAAGCAAGGGTTTATCAAGACCATATTTTTTTTCGAGGTTGGCGCGAATTTCAGGACGCATGGCTTTAGCACTAGCAAGCGGATCACCTGGTACTAAATGCATTGCTACAAAAGTTGCAGTGGCAATGAAATATACAGTTATG from Deltaproteobacteria bacterium harbors:
- a CDS encoding ABC transporter ATP-binding protein, whose amino-acid sequence is MILELNDVKKHFHLGHGRALQAVDGITLSLSEKEVVGLVGESGCGKSTLARVIVGLYNKTAGYINYRGEQLPNSYRTRDFRRYARKINMIFQDPYSALDPRMTVREIIAEGPLLHELWQRSQVVQKVGEWLDRVGLAADHMSRYSHEFSGGQRQRLGIARALALAPELLICDEPISALDVSVQAQVVNLLAELKHTLGLTLLFIAHDLSMVRYVSDRIAVMYLGRIVELGPADTVYFQPQHPYTQLLISSNPEADPKYERQRKPLDQLGEVPSPINMPDGCRFATRCPYVMPACRERDPGWHEVGQNHFVACINVNMH
- a CDS encoding ABC transporter permease, giving the protein MLNYILKRIATGIITVYFIATATFVAMHLVPGDPLASAKAMRPEIRANLEKKYGLDKPLLSQYGVFLGNMLKGDFGISYSEKNRSVNDIIRSHFPISAVLGLLSLFFATLGGVLFGAIAAIRRGKITDRASMFFVILGISVPSFVFAAIAQYLVVKLNHTAGMTVLPVAGWGTFSHMLLPAVVLGIGSLALQTRLMRSSMLEVVHQDYIRTAKAKGLSPLRIFLFHQLRNAILPTVTILGPAIASITTGGFVVESIFAIPGLGRYFVQAFQQFDYTVIMGLTVFYGAFLVGMVLLVDLVYGIIDPRITIAKRNI
- a CDS encoding ABC transporter permease, which encodes MIITDPTGAKKLDSSMSQNILNPQDFTLVIHTGPKQEIARPSLSYWQDAWIRLKANKQALISLIIICLLLLFTLIGPLVWRVDPAEQILSRISESPSLTHSAIVLPPLKPFVAEVIPTIEAAPQADGAILPAPTNLEWLDKPSVQSVRMRWTPVNGAAGYLIYRSLEKPRGGFWGLPVGTVTSGNIVSFEDTFNLKPETIYYSVLAQNGATSTHAITREITLTPGIALNEARVLQPNTQPGDKIDYPLRPFGTDYLGRDLLARLMSGARVSLFIGLFAPFISILIGIIIGGLAGFFGGATDQWLMRFSDFVLGLPFLLFMILFRVALGKGAGESGITPMLIAWVALAWPGAARLTRGQILQLREAEFVQAARIMGAKPFYLLIRHLLPNTFGVILVSLTFAIPGAIFTEAFLSFIGMGVAPPTASWGSMCNDGIQTFLTYPHEFLTPALFISIAVLAFNLLGDGLRDALDPKLRSTP
- a CDS encoding ABC transporter ATP-binding protein, with product MSILSVNNLHVEFATYGGNIHAVRGVDLLLEHQQTLAIVGESGCGKSVTVQAIMGLIPTPPGRITNGSVKLHECELIGLNENELNRIRGKEIGMIFQDPMTSLNPTMTVGKQVGETLITHLGLDKTIAKAQAIKLLERVQIPEAKSRIDAYPFQLSGGMRQRVMIAMAIACKPAILIADEPTTALDVTVQAQILKLLADLQRENGMAIILITHDLGVVAQMAQQVAVMYGGQIVEQASVDDIFYRPAHPYTIGLRAARPRTSEGVKNKLAPIAGSPPDLFNPPSGCAYAARCPHVMQLCVNQPPPLWLVTPKHQSRCWLHHSLAKANRPQTLFTQNLISEGASVS